A single Polyangia bacterium DNA region contains:
- a CDS encoding zinc ribbon domain-containing protein: protein MPIYEYACAACGHQFEEWQKMSDKPIKTCPKCKAKKVEKLISHTSFKLKGGGWYSDLYAGPKPNGAKDQGSSKDSTSKEAATASSSTNKSSTETKKSEAA, encoded by the coding sequence ATGCCGATCTACGAATACGCCTGCGCCGCCTGCGGACATCAGTTCGAGGAGTGGCAGAAGATGAGCGACAAGCCCATCAAGACCTGTCCGAAATGCAAAGCCAAGAAGGTGGAGAAGCTCATCAGCCACACCTCCTTCAAGCTCAAGGGCGGCGGTTGGTACTCGGACCTCTACGCCGGTCCCAAGCCGAACGGCGCCAAGGACCAGGGGTCATCCAAGGATTCCACCAGTAAGGAAGCCGCCACGGCTTCCAGCTCGACCAACAAGTCGAGCACCGAAACCAAGAAGTCCGAGGCTGCCTGA
- the groES gene encoding co-chaperone GroES, protein MKIRPLYDRILVKRIEEQAKTAGGLFIPDTAKEKPMEAVIVAVGNGKIQEDGSLRKLEVKAGEKILFSKYSGNEIKIDGTDHLILREDDILAVID, encoded by the coding sequence ATGAAGATCAGACCTCTGTATGACCGTATCCTCGTCAAGCGCATCGAAGAGCAGGCCAAGACCGCCGGTGGGCTTTTCATCCCCGACACGGCCAAAGAGAAGCCGATGGAGGCCGTCATCGTGGCCGTCGGCAACGGCAAGATCCAAGAGGACGGCTCGCTACGCAAGCTCGAGGTGAAGGCCGGCGAGAAGATCCTCTTCTCCAAGTACTCGGGCAACGAGATCAAGATCGACGGCACCGATCATCTCATCCTCCGCGAGGACGACATCCTCGCGGTGATTGATTAA